One Endozoicomonas gorgoniicola DNA window includes the following coding sequences:
- the traD gene encoding conjugative transfer system coupling protein TraD (Members of this protein family are the putative conjugative coupling factor, TraD, as the term is used for the SXT and TOL plasmid systems.), with amino-acid sequence MISDKPYLQSWRPVYELSSAVLWFTSMNIAITLMFFSSLPTVGFIVTTALCGTITLARLAQALPRWQRHQRLKGKKLTLFTLTAKQCQTLQQQNNDKGVWLGWGFEWQRQHGQLAWDLLRSDNQPAKSESIMGAGWIHGMEEHEQTLFQPLAQVQMHTMVIGVPGSGKTRLFDLLVTQAVLRNEPVIIIDPKGDHDLASHTLRSCELSGSQRRFMKFHPGFPSDSIRINLLQNFNRSSELASRIAGLMPSGGDNAPFQAFAQKAVDAVVQGYLLCGQRPTLVLIRQGLEGGVTQLLIRALTAVCSIHFPEAEKKIASKSQQNKVNQETIAHRWIELYREQIMPENPCTDVEGLISLFEHDRAHYGKMIATLLPALGMLTGGPLARLLSPDPTDIDDLRPCTHTANLIEQNKVMYFGLDSLSDPMVGKAIGQLLLADLAAVAGDRYNYSSAHSQQHSQPINLFVDEAAEVLCPQLLSLLNKGRGANFRLYVATQTLADFEAQLGSEAAAEQFIDNCNHLICLRTQNPETQKFITDKLPPVRYRYFIRNQGISTDANRPMEFTGNLSEQQLEETGDLFPPQLLGELPNLEYVARLGGGRLLKGRIPIICSPES; translated from the coding sequence ATGATCAGCGATAAACCTTACCTGCAAAGCTGGCGACCCGTTTATGAACTTAGCTCGGCGGTGCTCTGGTTCACGTCCATGAATATTGCCATTACCCTGATGTTTTTCAGCTCGCTGCCAACGGTTGGTTTTATAGTGACCACCGCCTTGTGCGGCACGATCACCCTGGCACGGTTAGCCCAAGCCCTGCCCCGATGGCAGCGGCACCAGAGATTGAAAGGCAAAAAGCTGACTTTGTTCACGCTGACCGCCAAACAGTGCCAAACCCTCCAACAACAAAATAATGACAAAGGTGTCTGGCTGGGCTGGGGTTTTGAGTGGCAACGACAGCACGGACAGCTGGCATGGGACCTGCTTCGCAGCGATAACCAGCCCGCCAAATCTGAGAGCATTATGGGGGCTGGCTGGATTCATGGCATGGAAGAGCATGAGCAAACACTGTTTCAACCGTTGGCACAGGTTCAGATGCACACCATGGTGATTGGTGTTCCCGGCAGCGGCAAAACCCGGCTGTTTGATCTGCTGGTCACTCAGGCGGTGTTACGCAATGAGCCGGTGATTATCATCGACCCCAAAGGCGACCATGACCTTGCGTCTCATACGCTCAGAAGTTGTGAACTGTCAGGCAGTCAACGTCGTTTTATGAAGTTCCACCCCGGCTTTCCGTCGGATTCCATTCGTATCAACCTGTTGCAGAACTTTAACCGTTCCAGCGAACTGGCCAGCCGGATTGCCGGACTGATGCCGTCTGGTGGTGATAACGCACCGTTTCAGGCGTTTGCCCAGAAAGCAGTGGATGCTGTAGTTCAAGGGTATTTGCTCTGTGGTCAGCGCCCTACTCTGGTACTTATTCGACAGGGGCTGGAAGGTGGCGTAACGCAATTACTAATCAGAGCTTTAACGGCGGTGTGTTCAATCCATTTTCCTGAAGCGGAGAAAAAAATTGCTTCAAAATCACAGCAAAATAAGGTCAATCAAGAGACCATAGCTCATCGTTGGATAGAGCTTTATCGAGAACAGATCATGCCTGAAAACCCCTGTACCGACGTGGAAGGATTGATCTCACTGTTTGAACACGACCGGGCGCACTATGGAAAAATGATCGCTACGCTGCTGCCTGCCTTGGGCATGTTAACCGGCGGTCCTCTTGCACGACTGTTATCACCCGACCCGACAGATATAGACGACCTTCGCCCCTGTACCCATACGGCCAACCTGATTGAACAAAACAAGGTGATGTATTTCGGGCTGGATTCGTTAAGCGACCCGATGGTGGGTAAAGCCATCGGACAGCTGTTACTGGCAGACCTTGCCGCCGTGGCCGGTGATCGTTACAACTACTCATCAGCACACTCGCAACAACACAGCCAGCCCATTAACTTATTCGTGGATGAAGCCGCTGAAGTGCTCTGCCCTCAACTGTTATCCCTGCTCAACAAAGGACGGGGAGCCAATTTCCGGCTATACGTCGCCACCCAGACACTGGCGGACTTTGAGGCGCAGTTGGGCTCAGAAGCGGCTGCGGAACAATTTATCGACAACTGCAACCATTTAATCTGTTTGCGTACCCAGAATCCCGAAACCCAGAAATTTATTACCGATAAATTACCTCCGGTTCGTTACCGCTACTTTATCCGCAACCAGGGCATCAGTACCGATGCCAACCGACCCATGGAATTTACCGGCAACCTGAGTGAACAGCAGCTGGAGGAAACCGGTGATTTGTTTCCACCGCAACTGTTAGGCGAACTGCCCAACCTTGAATACGTGGCACGACTGGGTGGTGGTCGTCTACTGAAAGGTCGTATCCCGATTATCTGCTCTCCAGAATCCTGA
- the uvrC gene encoding excinuclease ABC subunit UvrC, giving the protein MDTGDHSERFDYKTFLEQAPNRPGVYDMRNEQGETLYIGKAKNLKNRLSRYFRPTGLTTKTMALVSKIHSINLTITRSETEALILEQNLIKDRRPKYNILLKDDKSYPYIYLSTEDEFPAVVYQRGKPKSKKGQFFGPYPSGWAVRDSLNLMQKVFKLRQCDNNYFRNRTRPCLQYQINRCKAPCVNLVSKEEYEQDVADTRQFLEGKSQQLIRTLIKRMEAESERLNFEQAADIRDQINHLRQVQEAQSADKGAANADVLGVSEQSGSVCFDVLFVRGGRVLGHKSYFPDFKLEADRNDYLADFLGQFYIKLSDSRDYPAEIIIPVEYREPAVLAEAITEVSGKKVAIKHRVRGERSEWLELANKNADMSLESQLASKTHSRQRTEQLTSLLSLPETISRMECFDISHTFGEETVASCVVFGSAGPLKSEYRRFNVKGVTAGDDYGAMRFALHKRYKNLKENPENTPGVIIIDGGKGQLGIAEEVMDELSLQHIPLLGVAKGVSRKPGLETLIYQGAELHSNGNDAALLLIQQIRDEAHRFAITGHRQRRQKARQKSTLESIPGVGAKRRSALLKFFGGRHGVMEAPVEELAKVEGISHKLAEQIYEHLHTN; this is encoded by the coding sequence ATGGATACAGGCGATCATTCCGAACGCTTCGACTACAAGACGTTTCTTGAGCAGGCTCCCAACCGACCGGGGGTCTATGATATGCGCAATGAGCAGGGCGAAACGCTGTATATTGGCAAGGCGAAAAACCTGAAAAACAGGTTGTCCCGCTATTTCCGGCCTACTGGCCTGACCACAAAAACCATGGCGCTGGTCAGTAAAATTCACAGTATCAACCTGACCATTACACGTTCAGAAACGGAAGCGTTGATTCTGGAACAGAATCTGATTAAGGACAGACGACCAAAGTACAATATTCTTCTAAAAGACGACAAATCCTATCCTTATATTTATCTGTCTACCGAGGATGAATTCCCAGCTGTCGTCTACCAGCGGGGTAAGCCGAAAAGCAAGAAGGGACAGTTTTTTGGCCCTTATCCCAGTGGCTGGGCAGTACGGGATAGCCTTAACCTGATGCAGAAGGTTTTCAAATTACGACAGTGTGATAATAATTATTTTCGCAACCGTACCCGCCCGTGTCTTCAGTATCAGATTAATCGCTGCAAAGCGCCCTGTGTCAATCTTGTCAGTAAAGAAGAGTACGAGCAGGATGTGGCTGATACCCGACAGTTTCTCGAAGGAAAAAGTCAGCAGTTAATTCGTACACTGATTAAACGTATGGAAGCCGAGTCGGAGCGACTCAACTTTGAACAGGCTGCCGACATTCGTGATCAGATCAACCATCTTCGACAGGTACAGGAGGCTCAGTCAGCTGATAAAGGGGCGGCGAATGCCGATGTGCTTGGAGTGTCTGAGCAATCCGGCAGTGTCTGTTTTGATGTATTGTTTGTACGAGGGGGCAGAGTGCTGGGGCATAAGAGTTATTTCCCTGACTTCAAGCTTGAAGCCGACAGAAATGACTACCTGGCAGATTTTCTTGGGCAGTTTTATATCAAGCTGAGCGACAGCCGTGACTATCCTGCCGAGATCATTATCCCCGTCGAATACCGGGAACCAGCCGTACTGGCCGAAGCAATTACTGAAGTGAGTGGTAAAAAAGTCGCTATTAAGCACCGGGTACGCGGAGAACGCAGTGAGTGGCTGGAGCTTGCCAATAAAAACGCTGACATGAGTCTGGAGAGCCAGCTCGCCAGCAAAACCCATAGTCGGCAACGAACAGAACAACTGACGTCACTTTTATCGTTGCCAGAAACCATTAGCCGGATGGAATGTTTTGATATCAGTCATACGTTTGGTGAAGAAACCGTGGCATCCTGTGTTGTATTTGGTTCAGCGGGTCCTCTAAAAAGTGAGTATCGTCGTTTTAATGTCAAAGGCGTAACTGCGGGTGATGACTATGGCGCTATGCGTTTCGCCTTGCACAAACGCTATAAAAACCTCAAAGAAAACCCTGAAAATACACCGGGAGTTATCATTATTGATGGCGGTAAAGGGCAGCTTGGCATTGCAGAAGAGGTTATGGATGAGCTGTCTTTGCAGCATATTCCCCTGCTGGGTGTCGCTAAAGGCGTCAGTCGAAAGCCTGGACTGGAAACGTTGATTTATCAGGGCGCTGAGTTGCATTCAAATGGAAATGATGCAGCGTTATTGCTGATTCAGCAAATAAGGGATGAAGCGCATCGTTTTGCCATTACCGGCCATCGTCAGCGCCGACAGAAGGCCCGACAGAAATCTACCCTTGAGTCTATTCCCGGTGTTGGTGCTAAAAGACGCTCAGCCCTGTTGAAGTTTTTTGGTGGGCGACACGGTGTTATGGAAGCGCCTGTTGAAGAACTGGCGAAAGTTGAGGGTATTAGTCATAAGCTGGCGGAACAGATTTACGAACACTTACACACTAACTGA
- a CDS encoding DUF4400 domain-containing protein — protein MTNSQKQTSPIVVWCYGLGLILLWLAIPGQNMNQYLQKEQQQYARSLGEENGTWIIRTGQRFYTKTVFESGFQGFLLKHTTPDRKMGEGLATTIEFFQGVVRNFLTLLQQLFYRIALLIACFPYWGIVLLAAILDGWLIRKIRYHDFHYTSPLQNLWSRRLCRWIPGLFLYLVMIPWSFPVWLFPVMAWLTTLSLGWWTANWQKRV, from the coding sequence ATGACAAATTCTCAAAAACAGACCAGCCCCATCGTTGTCTGGTGCTATGGGCTGGGTCTCATTCTGCTCTGGCTGGCTATTCCCGGACAAAATATGAATCAATACCTGCAGAAGGAGCAACAACAGTACGCCAGAAGTCTGGGGGAAGAGAACGGCACCTGGATAATTCGCACCGGGCAGCGGTTCTATACCAAGACTGTGTTTGAATCCGGTTTTCAGGGCTTTCTGCTGAAGCACACCACACCGGATCGCAAGATGGGCGAAGGACTCGCCACAACCATCGAGTTTTTTCAGGGCGTTGTCCGAAACTTCCTGACGCTTCTGCAACAATTGTTTTATCGGATTGCCCTGTTAATCGCCTGCTTTCCTTATTGGGGCATCGTTCTGCTGGCGGCGATATTGGATGGATGGCTGATCCGGAAAATACGCTACCACGACTTCCATTACACCAGCCCATTACAAAACCTCTGGAGTCGCAGACTATGCCGATGGATTCCGGGACTGTTCTTATATCTGGTGATGATTCCCTGGTCTTTTCCCGTCTGGCTGTTCCCTGTTATGGCGTGGCTGACCACGCTTTCACTGGGTTGGTGGACAGCCAACTGGCAGAAACGTGTCTGA
- a CDS encoding electron transfer flavoprotein-ubiquinone oxidoreductase: MERESMAFDVVIVGAGPSGLSAACRLMQQAQESGQEVSVCVVEKGSEVGAHILSGAVFEPTALNELFPDWKEKGAPLNTPVVADDIYVLRNAEKSIKVPNLFVPKTMHNEGNYIISLGNLCRWLAEQAESMGAEIFPGFAASEVLYHEDGSVKGIATGDMGIAANGEKKDSYMPGMELHAKYTLFTEGCRGHLGKQLIAQFKLDEGKDPQHYGIGIKELWDIEPDKHREGLVVHTAGWPLQESGSMGGGFLYHIENHQVVVGLITDLSYSNPHVSPFEEFQRYKHNPVIRQYLEGGKRVSYGARALTKGGPQSLPRMSFPGGLLLGCDAGTMNSAKIKGSHTAMKSGLLAAETVFEALKSGSEGRENLTSYQDRFDQSWLGIELHQQRNFSPAMHKFGNIFGAAFAFIDQNLFNGKLPFTLHDTVPDYKQLKPAADCSGLEYPKPDGKISFDRLGSVFLSNTNHEEDQPCHLKLTDPDIPITGNLPMFDEPAQRYCPAGVYEVVEDEATGKKQFQINSQNCVHCKTCDIKDPAQNITWVTPEGTGGPNYPNM, translated from the coding sequence ATGGAACGCGAATCTATGGCATTTGATGTAGTCATTGTGGGCGCCGGTCCCTCAGGCTTATCCGCTGCTTGTCGTTTAATGCAGCAGGCACAGGAGTCCGGTCAGGAGGTCAGTGTCTGCGTAGTTGAAAAGGGCTCAGAAGTCGGTGCCCATATCCTCTCCGGTGCCGTTTTTGAACCGACTGCCCTTAATGAACTGTTTCCGGACTGGAAAGAGAAAGGCGCTCCCCTGAACACGCCCGTGGTAGCCGATGATATTTATGTGTTACGCAACGCAGAAAAAAGCATTAAGGTTCCCAACCTGTTTGTTCCCAAAACCATGCACAACGAGGGCAATTACATTATCAGCCTCGGCAACCTGTGCCGCTGGCTGGCAGAACAGGCAGAAAGCATGGGAGCTGAAATCTTCCCGGGTTTTGCCGCATCAGAAGTGCTTTACCATGAAGATGGCAGTGTAAAAGGCATTGCCACCGGCGATATGGGGATAGCAGCTAATGGTGAAAAGAAAGACAGCTATATGCCCGGTATGGAGCTGCACGCCAAATACACGCTGTTTACCGAAGGCTGTCGTGGACACCTTGGCAAACAGTTAATTGCGCAGTTCAAGCTGGATGAAGGCAAAGATCCACAACATTATGGTATCGGAATAAAAGAGCTCTGGGATATCGAACCGGATAAGCACAGGGAAGGACTTGTCGTGCATACGGCAGGCTGGCCGTTGCAGGAAAGCGGCTCAATGGGCGGTGGATTTCTATACCATATTGAAAACCACCAGGTAGTGGTCGGCCTGATTACCGACCTGAGTTATTCCAACCCTCACGTCAGTCCTTTTGAAGAATTCCAGCGCTATAAGCACAACCCGGTCATCAGGCAGTACCTTGAAGGCGGCAAGCGTGTCTCCTATGGCGCCAGGGCTTTAACAAAAGGCGGCCCGCAGTCGCTTCCACGCATGTCATTCCCGGGTGGTTTATTACTTGGTTGTGACGCAGGAACAATGAATTCTGCCAAGATAAAAGGCAGTCATACTGCTATGAAGTCAGGACTGCTCGCAGCAGAAACCGTGTTTGAAGCCCTGAAGTCAGGCTCTGAAGGGCGGGAAAACCTGACCAGCTATCAGGACCGGTTTGATCAGTCCTGGCTTGGCATTGAACTGCACCAGCAGCGTAACTTCAGCCCAGCCATGCATAAGTTTGGCAATATTTTTGGTGCAGCTTTTGCTTTTATTGACCAGAACCTCTTTAACGGTAAGCTGCCTTTTACATTACACGACACAGTTCCTGATTATAAACAGCTGAAACCGGCTGCCGACTGCTCCGGACTGGAATACCCGAAGCCTGACGGAAAAATCAGTTTTGACCGTCTAGGCTCGGTCTTCCTGTCTAATACCAACCATGAAGAAGACCAGCCCTGCCATCTGAAACTGACCGATCCTGATATTCCAATAACCGGCAACCTGCCCATGTTCGATGAACCTGCCCAGCGTTACTGCCCGGCGGGCGTGTATGAAGTGGTTGAAGACGAAGCGACCGGTAAAAAGCAGTTCCAG
- a CDS encoding tyrosine-type recombinase/integrase: MARLEKRKSGWLARVRKKGIDQARTFDTKKEAADWASSLERKIDEYGKNAEEVVRHQLYRKTLRETFVRYVDEVSPRKKGRETALRENQRFVQMATSQNHSPLPELMDKPISSIKSFHIAEWKMTRLSTVKESSVAREKNFLCNVFTMAREWGYIEESPFSSVKFSDDRSASRDRRVSEEEIEQVLFALDHWEDHKVPETPAQTVALLWKLCIETAMRQQEVKYLVASEIDFDNRVINLAAERTKEKKKKTLALSSEAVRLLNLGKTDDDYWFASSNLNVSSIFSIAVRKTLINDLEFRDSRHEALTRLSEKLTPFELAKQAGHTDMNRTLKYFRKTAKDFSCKLA, from the coding sequence ATGGCGAGGCTCGAAAAGAGAAAATCAGGCTGGCTGGCACGGGTCAGAAAAAAGGGTATTGATCAGGCCCGGACATTCGACACAAAAAAAGAAGCTGCTGACTGGGCTTCCAGCCTTGAACGAAAAATTGATGAATATGGGAAAAATGCTGAAGAGGTGGTGCGCCATCAGTTGTATCGAAAAACGCTTAGGGAGACGTTTGTTCGGTACGTTGATGAAGTCAGCCCCAGGAAGAAAGGGAGGGAAACGGCATTACGGGAAAATCAGCGATTTGTGCAGATGGCGACCAGTCAGAACCATTCCCCTCTTCCGGAGTTAATGGATAAGCCCATTTCTTCCATCAAGAGCTTTCATATTGCAGAGTGGAAAATGACCCGGCTCAGTACGGTCAAAGAAAGCTCTGTGGCCAGGGAGAAGAACTTTCTGTGTAATGTGTTTACGATGGCTCGGGAGTGGGGCTATATCGAAGAGTCACCTTTTTCTAGTGTGAAATTTTCTGACGATCGTTCAGCTTCAAGGGATCGCAGAGTTTCAGAAGAAGAAATCGAGCAAGTACTCTTTGCACTGGATCACTGGGAAGACCATAAGGTGCCTGAAACACCGGCTCAAACAGTGGCATTGTTATGGAAGCTGTGCATCGAAACGGCCATGAGGCAACAGGAAGTGAAATATCTGGTCGCCAGTGAAATTGATTTTGATAATCGAGTGATTAATCTTGCGGCGGAAAGAACCAAAGAGAAGAAGAAAAAGACGCTGGCACTGTCCAGTGAAGCAGTTCGGTTATTGAATTTAGGTAAAACCGATGACGACTATTGGTTTGCTAGCTCAAACCTAAACGTAAGCTCCATATTTAGCATTGCTGTGAGAAAAACGCTGATCAATGATCTTGAATTTCGCGATTCCAGGCACGAAGCACTTACCCGATTATCTGAAAAGCTAACACCGTTTGAGCTGGCGAAGCAGGCTGGTCACACCGACATGAACAGAACACTGAAGTATTTTAGAAAAACAGCAAAGGACTTTTCTTGTAAATTAGCCTGA
- the pgsA gene encoding CDP-diacylglycerol--glycerol-3-phosphate 3-phosphatidyltransferase yields MNVPNILTSLRIILVPVLVLVFYLPFEWRYLASASIFFVAAVTDWFDGYLARRWNQTTPFGAFFDPVADKIMVATALCLLIEEFGALWMTVPSMIIIGREIVISALREWMAELGKRTSVAVNRIGKLKTAAQMMAITLLLLTPAPLAGIIGYVGLALLYASSVLTLWSMYVYIRAAWPDLSPFSKG; encoded by the coding sequence ATGAATGTCCCGAATATACTGACATCCCTGCGCATTATCCTGGTACCCGTTCTGGTACTGGTTTTCTATTTGCCTTTTGAATGGCGTTATCTGGCTTCTGCCTCCATCTTTTTTGTGGCAGCCGTAACCGACTGGTTTGATGGCTACCTGGCCCGCCGATGGAATCAGACCACCCCTTTTGGTGCATTCTTTGACCCGGTTGCAGATAAAATCATGGTGGCTACCGCGCTCTGTTTGTTGATTGAAGAGTTTGGTGCATTATGGATGACAGTCCCCTCTATGATCATCATAGGCAGGGAGATCGTTATTTCAGCTCTGCGGGAATGGATGGCCGAGCTGGGTAAGCGGACCAGCGTTGCAGTAAACAGGATAGGTAAACTTAAAACTGCTGCGCAGATGATGGCAATTACCTTGCTGCTTCTTACACCAGCGCCTTTGGCAGGAATCATTGGTTATGTTGGCCTGGCACTTCTTTATGCTTCATCAGTGCTGACCTTATGGTCTATGTATGTGTATATTCGTGCAGCATGGCCTGATTTATCCCCGTTTTCCAAGGGCTGA
- a CDS encoding electron transfer flavoprotein subunit beta/FixA family protein, protein MKILVAVKRVIDYNVKVRVKPDHSDVDLTNVKMAINPFCEIAVEEAVRLKEKGVASEIVAVSLGTKACQEQLRTALALGADRSILVETDEPLSSLSVAKLLKAIVDEEKPDLVILGKQAIDSDNNQTGQMLAALSGMPQATFASEVNAEGDKVTVTREIDGGLQTLTLTLPAVVTTDLRLNEPRYASLPNIMKAKRKPLDVKTPEALGVSVSSTITTVKVEPPTQRTAGVKVSSVDELVEKLKNEAKVI, encoded by the coding sequence ATGAAAATTCTTGTAGCCGTTAAGCGAGTCATCGACTACAACGTCAAGGTCCGAGTCAAGCCGGATCATTCAGATGTTGATCTTACGAATGTCAAGATGGCTATCAACCCGTTCTGTGAAATCGCCGTGGAAGAAGCGGTTCGATTGAAAGAGAAAGGGGTTGCCAGTGAAATTGTAGCGGTTTCACTGGGTACTAAAGCGTGTCAGGAGCAGCTCAGAACCGCGCTGGCGCTGGGTGCTGACCGGAGTATTCTGGTTGAAACCGATGAACCACTCAGTTCCCTGAGCGTTGCCAAACTGCTAAAAGCCATTGTTGATGAAGAGAAGCCAGACCTTGTCATTCTTGGCAAACAGGCGATCGACAGCGACAATAACCAGACCGGACAGATGTTGGCAGCATTATCCGGTATGCCACAGGCGACATTTGCTTCAGAAGTGAATGCCGAGGGTGACAAAGTGACCGTAACCCGGGAAATTGACGGTGGTCTACAAACGCTCACCTTAACACTGCCAGCCGTAGTGACGACCGATTTGCGCCTGAATGAGCCTCGTTACGCCTCACTCCCAAATATAATGAAAGCCAAGCGTAAGCCTCTGGACGTTAAAACTCCTGAAGCTCTGGGAGTCAGCGTCTCTTCAACCATTACCACTGTGAAAGTTGAGCCGCCCACCCAGCGTACTGCAGGCGTAAAGGTCAGTAGTGTGGATGAGCTGGTAGAAAAACTTAAAAATGAAGCGAAGGTAATCTGA
- the traF gene encoding conjugal transfer protein TraF gives MFFLLLLLLVFPTPASTDERWFDRHSEGWFWYERIPEPESVEGDHSMTPSPVLPAPLSTRWIRKNIGDYLDRAIDEPTKEHVSQYLYLDRLVKEKAERFARVGKQVIESDPMLDENVRRPISPAAAKISDDMVQYAREQVLRKIAKVAGVVFYYQGRCKLCQLQAQTLMALSQQYGFKLISFSTDGELISDLPDSRIDWKPPQALNIQAYPALFLMKPPDEIIQLRQGVSSYIDLHNRIVDSAHEAQWIGEQEYRSTLIIREVWNDSTTNPTDSVLNRLRNIIQ, from the coding sequence ATGTTTTTCTTGCTTCTTTTATTACTGGTTTTTCCAACGCCTGCCAGCACCGACGAGCGATGGTTTGACCGACACTCTGAAGGCTGGTTCTGGTATGAACGCATTCCGGAACCAGAATCAGTGGAAGGCGATCACTCCATGACACCTTCTCCCGTATTACCGGCGCCTCTCTCCACCAGATGGATCAGAAAAAACATAGGAGACTACCTGGACAGGGCGATTGATGAACCCACTAAAGAACATGTCAGTCAGTACCTTTATCTGGACAGACTCGTCAAAGAAAAAGCTGAACGATTCGCCCGTGTGGGCAAACAGGTGATTGAAAGCGATCCTATGCTGGATGAAAACGTCCGACGCCCTATATCTCCTGCTGCGGCCAAAATTAGTGACGACATGGTGCAATACGCCAGAGAACAGGTTTTACGGAAAATAGCGAAAGTTGCCGGAGTTGTCTTTTACTATCAGGGAAGGTGCAAGCTTTGTCAGCTGCAAGCTCAAACATTAATGGCGTTAAGTCAACAGTACGGATTTAAGCTGATTTCTTTTTCCACTGACGGTGAACTCATTTCTGATTTGCCTGATAGCCGTATCGATTGGAAACCTCCTCAGGCACTCAATATACAAGCCTATCCAGCTCTGTTTTTAATGAAACCGCCGGATGAGATCATCCAACTCAGGCAGGGGGTATCGTCTTATATCGATTTACACAACCGTATTGTTGACTCAGCCCACGAAGCCCAATGGATCGGTGAGCAAGAATACAGAAGTACCTTAATTATTCGGGAAGTCTGGAATGACTCCACTACAAATCCAACTGACTCCGTACTCAACAGACTCAGAAATATTATTCAATAG
- a CDS encoding electron transfer flavoprotein subunit alpha/FixB family protein — MAILVVADHDNAALGAATLNTLAAAGAIAASSAGEIHLLVAGSGCGVVAERAAAVAGIGKVLLADNACYDNQLAENVSLLVAELGKNYSHILVSAGTTGKNLMPRVAALLDVDQISDIMRVESDDTFVRPIYAGNAIATVQSTAAVKVITVRTTGFDPVVAEGGCASVESLDIVHDAGISSFVSEELAESDRPELPAAEIVVSGGRGMGNGENFEILYKLADKLGAAVGASRAAVDAGFVPNDMQVGQTGKIVAPNLYVAIGISGAIQHLAGMKDSKVIVAINKDEDAPIFQVADYGLVADLFEAVPELEQKL, encoded by the coding sequence ATGGCTATTCTCGTTGTTGCAGATCATGATAATGCAGCCCTGGGTGCAGCCACGCTGAACACTCTGGCGGCTGCCGGTGCCATTGCTGCCAGCAGTGCTGGCGAGATACACCTGTTGGTGGCAGGTTCCGGATGCGGGGTCGTGGCCGAAAGGGCTGCGGCCGTTGCCGGTATTGGTAAAGTGCTGTTAGCTGATAACGCCTGTTACGATAACCAGCTGGCAGAAAATGTAAGCCTGCTGGTGGCTGAGCTGGGCAAGAATTACAGCCACATTCTTGTATCCGCTGGCACAACAGGTAAAAACCTGATGCCAAGGGTGGCCGCCTTACTGGACGTTGATCAGATTTCCGACATTATGCGTGTGGAAAGTGATGACACCTTCGTACGTCCCATCTATGCCGGTAATGCCATTGCTACCGTTCAGTCTACTGCGGCTGTAAAGGTGATTACTGTGCGTACGACAGGGTTTGACCCTGTGGTTGCCGAAGGAGGCTGTGCCAGTGTTGAATCACTGGATATTGTTCATGATGCAGGTATCTCAAGTTTTGTCAGTGAAGAGCTGGCGGAGTCAGACCGTCCGGAACTGCCTGCCGCAGAAATAGTGGTATCTGGCGGCAGGGGCATGGGTAATGGAGAGAACTTTGAAATTCTCTATAAACTCGCTGACAAGCTGGGGGCTGCGGTGGGTGCTTCCCGTGCGGCAGTTGATGCAGGCTTTGTGCCGAATGATATGCAGGTAGGGCAGACTGGCAAAATTGTTGCTCCCAACCTGTATGTTGCTATCGGAATTTCAGGGGCGATACAGCATCTGGCCGGTATGAAAGACTCTAAAGTGATCGTGGCAATCAACAAGGACGAAGATGCGCCTATTTTCCAGGTAGCAGACTATGGTCTGGTAGCAGACCTGTTCGAAGCCGTGCCTGAACTGGAGCAGAAACTGTAG